One part of the Ornithodoros turicata isolate Travis chromosome 2, ASM3712646v1, whole genome shotgun sequence genome encodes these proteins:
- the LOC135384975 gene encoding peroxynitrite isomerase THAP4-like, with amino-acid sequence MPSHNNCCIVGCNATYANSTGIRLYSFPWKTYEKDRRATWIQLVRRETSTGKLWEPTKHSRICGKHFVGNVKSDEERHPAYNPSIFPDVYRKRSTPSSDRYARANRRRECGAVSTQSSEPTGEDEGGDHNEFSSSTMTEESSGSSSISAFYCEHYDTSVAVQVSSVSVVDGIS; translated from the exons ATGCCAAGTCACAACAACTGCTGCATAGTTGGGTGCAACGCGACCTATGCCAATTCTACGGGTATCAGACTTTACAGTTTTCCATGGAAAACCTACGAGAAGGACCGACGTGCAACTTGGATCCAACTTGTTCGCCGAGAGAC GAGCACTGGCAAGTTGTGGGAGCCGACAAAGCACTCAAGGATTTGCGGTAAGCATTTCGTGGGAAATGTGAAGTCTGATGAGGAGAGGCATCCGGCTTACAACCCGTCCATCTTCCCCGACGTGTACAGGAAGCGGTCGACTCCATCGTCTGATCGTTACGCAAG GGCTAACCGGCGCAGGGAGTGTGGTGCCGTGAGCACCCAGAGCTCGGAGCCCACCGGGGAAGACGAGGGAGGCGATCATAACGAGTTTTCC TCATCTACAATGACTGAAGAGTCAAGTGGAAGTTCGAGCATTTCTGCCTTCTACTGCGAGCACTATGACACGAGCGTCGCCGTTCAGGTCAGCAGTGTCTCCGTGGTTGACGGCATCAGTTGA